The genomic interval ttatatgGAAAGAAACAGACTATAAAGAGACTgtaaaatttcaagaacttCAGTAGTTGCTCGAAATTGATGagcattaattttaaaaaaaaaactatatgtgAAGTATATATGCAACTAAGATGAAAAGGGAAACAGACCTAGTAGTAGAAGTTTCTGAATGTGTTTTTCAGCCTTTGTTTCTGACTCTATTCTTCTTTCAATTTCTGCTGCCTGCAAATCCATGCCCCAATGATCAAGTTAAGGCCTATTCAACAGTATATGAATATTTGCAACTGAATAATTATGCAATTTCTCAAGTAAAACAAACCTGTGCATTTTCTTCAGTATCAGAGTCACGATGACGGCGATTTCTGCTGCATACTAAGCCCATATTTTCTGTTATAAAAGACAGCAAAGTAGATGCACAAGTCAAGCTCCACCAGAAATCAGAATCAGTGTTTCCACACCCTTCTCTAACGCGTACATGCATTAGCAGGCTTTGAGTTCACCTAACGAGAGAACTAGGGCATTGTCAAGAGCAAACAAAGACAAGCATGTTGCCCCCTCTCGAAGGAGTATTTGGGCATGACCCATAGTTTACTGATAACTAAGCAGGTCGCTTGAGTATTTAAACAAAAGTTGTAATCTACAGCCCAAAAGTTTGAATAATAGAAATGAGCCGCAATCACTCTACAATAAGAGACATAAGCACAATTAGCTGAACTCTGTGATCAAACTGTGGATATTCTTTACTTGCGTTTTTTGTATCTAATTCTTTTAAACCGAGGTTTCTATTCTAACATATACCTAAATACTAGATTCTGAATCCACAGAATAAAATCAAAGCAGAGCTAAATAGCAAGAATAGTTAAACTAAGCCACAATCTGCATTGATATTAGTCAAAATAGTTTCCGCAACAGATCTGAAGTCCAGAATTTCTGTAACCAAGAAACTAATTTTGAAGAAATCTTGAATATTCAATTCATTCTAAcaacttgaattttaaatttttttatgaacatTTGCCTAAACCCCCATGACCAGTACAAGCAATTCCAACTCAaggattttaatttatttttccattatCCTGGGTGAAGTTGAGTTATGAGGATAATTAAGATGGTAGTTAATTTGGGAATTAAGCAGAATCatcaatttatcaaaattatttttaggctgaaaaaaaaaaagagtccttttattttatttattttgagctAACGATTCCAAGTTTTGAATGTTGATTTGATTCCCTCCAAATGAAACTATAAAGTACAATAAAAAAAGCACGAGCATGCAAAGTACAATCGCCTCatgaaaaagtatatattaaaataaaataaaaataaacggCACAGAAATCGAATGTAGAAAACCacacaaaaagttaattaagaggAAAAAGAGAAACAGTGTTTGCATCTCGATCTGCATATGCAACACCAAATGCAGAGAGATCTCATGAGCAAAaaaaaaacgaagaatgtttgGAAAGAAATTGGGAATGGAAGAGGGGAAGGAGGAGTACctgaaaagaaggaaaatggtGTCTCTTTTTCGGATTGGTGAAGTGAAAGTAGAAAGCAAGTTCAGTAGCGTTGTTTGTTTTTTGTGAATACAGAAAACAAGTTCACATGCTACTACTATATATTGTTgctaataacaataacaatgacATTTGCTGTTTCGTTTAAGAAGATAATTACGTATTCTACTATATAATAATTGGATTAGGAGGAATgtggaaagaaaaaataaattatcctctcacattacatttattttataaaaaatgttatctaCGGTTCCCTGAGGACagagagaaaaaatagagattaaaatattgatgtggtacacattttttttttttcgttttaataatttaacagtGAGTTGATCaaagtaatttaataaaaacaagaaaaataaatattttttttcaaaattcaatttacaAAACCGACATCAATAATTATTTCAGATATAAAACTGTGACGAATAgttaaattatactttaaaataactttgttaatttttattacaatttggaattattttaaaaaattgatcaatAATAGATTACTTATTGAAATAGTCTCAGttaaaatatatcttaaaaaatactCCCCACACATTGCAtcatttagaagaaaaaaaatcttattccataataaattattcttttaatttttaattataatattattaattattatttttaaattgtattattaaattaatattatatatatcacaTTAAATTTactatcttttattttatattaatgataatattgaatacatcaataaaaatttgtttttaaaggCATCAATAAAGATaatacaacaaaaataaaattttcttttttatttatatacattttttaatatatttgaaattataaaatagctCCCTCTTTTTTATAGGACCTTTTGCAAGTGCAACTCCACGATGAAGACTCCGCATTTATTTTGGTGTTTTTCCATCAGCCTTCTTTTTattgttttcctttttttccttcatttaaAAATGGGTAGAGGCTATTTTATATTCAcatttatatttctaaatattttttatttatataaataatttttatacatatttaattttctttttttatgttttttttattgtgattttatcattttaagagtgttgtttttatttgttgttttactTTTCCATTTTAGTCAGATAttcatttgatttaaatttgcAAATCAACTTCAATTTAGTACATATTCAATCGATCAATAATTTTGACGTATTTAATGTTGCaattttatatgaatgagtattttgaatattttaattttattttatttatatgtattttactattttatactattaatttatatattatgagATATttgcaaatttattatttttagttttgataaattcaaattaaattatgaacTTTTATGAATTAGAATAAATGAATATTCCTATAAAAATGGATTAAagacaataaatatatttgatatatttttacatagctgaaaatatatgttttagttAAAAAGAAATCCCAATTTTTGCAGTCTTGGTGTTGGGTTTGGTCAAAGTTagttttacaatttaaaaagaaaaaagcgGCATAGTAGGAAGAGTGATGGTACATTTTTTGATGTAATGTGTTGTTGGGAAATTACACACACTGCGACTGTACTATAGTGTCCACTCTCTATATGCATGACACCTAGTCCTTTCTCTCTCCTTCCCATTGCTTCTCTCAAATCCAACATGTgccaatttaatttatttaatatgttgTTCCAATATTTGGGTAGGAAAGTTTTCAATTGTATCACACACTGGTCAACATTGGATTTAGAGTCAGATTAAGCCAAGTAGTAGAAGACAATTTGGTTGTGATATGCAAATGTGAACACAACACAACaatgaaagagagagagaggaataaataaaataaaataaaataaaataaaatggtgGATAGATTCTCCATAGAGTAAAGTGTTGTGATTCCATTGGAGAGGTGCAGAGGGAGAGGGAGAGGCAGTCAAAAGAGGGAGAGGAAAGGACAGAAATGCGTGCGTTAAGATGGTCTAGTCTCCAGTCCAGCTGGCAGTGAGTCAGTGAGCAGTTCTGTTCTGGTTTAAGCTGCCACTCCCCTGCACTCACTCACTCCTTCCCCACACCCAATCGTCCTTGCTTCACAGCCTACACCTATTACAATTGGAcaaatattcttttttcttttcttttctctattTCGCCTAGTTTCGTTGCAGACATTTTCTTTGCtcgtgatattttttaattaacttaacATTTAATTAGGCATTGTGtctaataattcaatataaattatgaacaattttattatcttaacttttcaattattacaattaaattcttcatttcttttttatttgtttgaaagtgctgtaaattcattttaaaaacacatttattaaGATATCACATACAATTTATAAGTATTTCACTTAAAATCCGTCTCTTAAATTAtcacatataatttaaaataaacaaatttcatagtttgttgaattttattagatttttattataaattagtatataactaaaatttattattaggtCTCAAATATTTTAGCACTAGAAAATATTCACGAAGAAGTGAAAAAACTAATTAACTCTAGAATCAtatttgcataatttttttgaataaaaatatcaaaatcagactaaaaatattttggaaACCAAAAAGGCATATTGTGTGAACTAGAGTACCAAGAATGTGAGTAAAAAGAATAGAGTAAACAATCATttgaacatttaatttaatttttttactaaataacaTTTGAACCTTTTGATAATCATACAATTACGGAATGAACAATCTTTGCACGTCCCACCATATTTTACTTCTAAAGgaattctaattttatttaaacGATAGTAATATGTGTACgtataacaaaattatatagtTATGGTATACttattaaacttttaataatttttgtaacCAACAGAAAACtgttaataatttaatacataatttaatttttatagaagAAAAAGAACCATTTGACTATACTGTAATATTATTTAacagaaaaaattatttaacccttattattattattatttttattattattattattattattattattgttatttattattagtagtagattgttgttatttttattgtttaattattattattattattattattattattattattattattattattattattattattggtgtATTAGTGATCAGATGAGAgatttacaataaataaataataaagaaaaatggagagATAAAGATCATTATAAAGTTTGACTATGAAAGATATTATTACCAAGTTGATGCATCTCTTGGTCGATGCTGTAAACGATGGATTATCAATATATCACTTAACAAACAAAATGtagaataaattatatttcatcaaCGGTATATTTGGTATATTTAAATTACAGTTCACAAACCTTAAgtcaaatatttctatttttttttttttaagatacgCTCATAACTTGTATTAATATGTATAAcacttcataattttttttataaagaatgtTGTTAAGAAGAATTTTTCAGCATAAGAACATGAATACGACAATGTTAATTGATGGAGAAGTATTATAGCTACAGATATGTGGATAAATACTGTTGACGATGATATGTAATTAGAAactattttgttgttgaaatattttaaaagctatatcagtttgtttttatttattcaacctttataatatatttattatatgctGTCATCCAatattataaattcataaaatatttcagaatattatattacaaatcaattaaaaggtcttttaaaatattgagtataaataattttttaaaatcttataaagAGTCTTTTAAAATCTACACATTCctataaattcttttaaaatcttcaagattttttctctcaaaacaatattttaaaatctgaatCCAATACACCCcataaaagtgattttgaaCATAGTTATTTCAAGTTACTCCACTcttcataaataataaattcaatttttgattaatatcataatatagataaataaaatatttaaaaaatatatatttagattgataaataaaataattaattacaacaaaaataatataaaaaatattttattcaactcACAAATACCATATAAATGTCATGTCATTAATGTAGAGTATTAAAAAATCCTCCTACCAAAAAACCAATTTTAGATATgaagaaactaaaaaaatttgacaaaatagagagagaaaaaattgcattcaaatcattaaataaaatataattttatagtatttgaataattttaaaataattaaaaaataataataattttttatttttaattattacgtgtcaatatttttttatatttgatgaatttatAATGAAACAAGATAAATAGGGtgattcaatttaaataaaattcaattaaaatttgaaattcaaaactaataattaaaatctaaaattaaaaactcaaaaattagactgattttagttttttaaatttcataataagaaattaaaatgaCACTTCTAACGGGCTTCAATTGAAGAGTTAGTgtccaatttaaaaaattaaagaaaaatttatcatatatataccTCCATATCTGTACCTATACTTCCacaaactttttaaaatgtcaaatatacttttaatttttttttactaattggGGTTTATCAGAAAATTTGTGAAGAAGTTTTCCGGCACACAtcgattttttaattttatttatttaaaaactaacttattttccggaaaaaataaaaaaagttttctaGAGTTTAACTTTTTTACTagaaaactctaaatttttttttcgaaataTAACTTATTTaccgaaaaacttgaaaaaagttttctagAATATAATTGATGTACTGGACAACTTGAAAACAAAATTCAGAGTGTAACTTCTTTATcgaaaagttttaaaaaagctttttgaaatatatattgtgtactgaaaaactgaaaaactgaaaaaaaaaatcagtaaaattataaaaaaaattataaattttaagatttatacATAAGTAAAATGgttatttcattatatttataaGGTAAACGTAAAATGTGGAGTATAcggtaaaattttcaaaactaaattgaatatttattcaTCGTTGATAAGAGAGTTGACGCAGAGGACCACTGACGACAAAAAGatggtaaaaaaaatttcataaggTCTTAGcaatgaagaaaaagaaatcCCAGAATGCAAAAAACCTTGAGAAAAAATGTTTGCTTAATGACCgatataatattgatttaatttataaatactgtaattataaatatttttatattaaaaataaaggcttaattataatttctctatttttatttatttacgaaATTAGTTTTCctattttataagtttatagttttggttcttttttatgattttttaactaaaaagtgATGacgtgatatattttaaataatatgacaaaTGATATAATGATCAATacatatgaaattgaaataaaaaacatcgtaaaaatatatatttcaacttcggaaaattttcaatttaattaatgacatgaataattaatgcatgtagatgattatatattataaaattgtatgtcatgtcattataaatatgttaaatcgttgtttttagttcaaaaatattagAAAGGAGACAGTTTtcataaattgataataatatagagATCAAACAttcaattaaactaaaaataaataataattaaactctatcaaataaatcaaatagAATAAATTATCCATTCCATTTTTCATTAGTTTCTTTACTTTCCTTCActttttaatgttgtttttaatATGGTAGTATCAAGAGCCTTTTGATCCTGAATTTTGTTAGGTCATCTTCACTATGGTACACTATTGGAAAACTATGTGATTCCTTCAATTGCATAGACTCGTGTTTACTCAGATACTGTAGGCGATGTTTGGAATAAAATTCTCAAGTGTGCGTGTTCCATTTTGCAGTGTGATTTGAGAAAAATCTCTTTTTGTTAATGACTATTTCACAAAACTCAAAGGTCTTTGGAAAAAATATGAGGTTACAATTCCTAACTGTATTTGTATTGTTCGTTGCGGTTGTGAGGCTATGcgaaattcaataaaattcaaaGACGAAGATCTTGTGTCAACATACTTTAAGGTTTTTCACTACTTGTGGGAGCGTGGTGAAATATTGATTATATCACATAGTTGAATAATTAATTAGAGTTAGTTACAGTGAATTTCTCTAGTTAGCCGTAGCTTGCATATATAAGCTTAAGCTTGTGTCACActcaatttatatttagatgGAATAAATTCTCCATTGCATTTTCCCATCACTCATGTATGTATTTTCAAATTTCTTAATATTCAACGAAAATTTATCATCCAAAAAGTCGGTCGGTGAATACTTTCTGTAAATAAGTAATataattatcaaaaattaataaattaactttCAATTATGAcaacccattttttttttttttactaaaggtCAATCTTAACTGTTtcaccatattttttttatattcagcACATTtctatgtatttttaaaaaacgaCCCTTgtattaaataacaaaaataaataacaaaaatatgatGGAGATAATATAATCTATAAACAATAAACACTTTCGAATTAGATGTATCGATGTGTCTGATACGCATGAGTATCTATATTCGTACaacacttataaaaaaattgtctaaCAACTCAAACAAATGTTATGAGAATTAAAGATGTGTCCAAATAATGATGATTAATGAgaatattaaatacattaaatttaaatgtgaaaaataattatatcttatttaataaattttttgatgaaaCAAATTGCTCAACTCCAATTCACGtgtgtattatattttaaatttagatattttataaataatatttattttgtatttaattataagaaataattaaatgtatttgtATCAATGTCATATGTTCTATATTTTTTACGTTAACGATATCAACATGTCTATAtcatatcaaaattatttaaaatatttttttataaaaaaatgttaaaaattaatagtaatgTTATTTTAGCATGTTCGAATTCGAGTGctctattttaatattcatttggCGTCTTTTAATTTATCAACCGATCTACCTACATGagacaacaaataaaatattgtatacCATTTGAATTTATGCTAAGGTTAATGATTATTGAATTGACTGAATAATagtagtaataaataaatatagtagAAAAAATAGGAAACATAATCGAAGCTGATGAATGAGGCCTAAAAAGTATTCAAGAGGcttcttttaagaaatttagGATGATAGTGTTGAATTCGGCTGGCTTTTCAAGTTGAGGCACATGGGATGCATCCTTTATCAATTCCAATCTTGCTTTCTTACTGATTACCCTGCAATTAATTGATACATTATCAAGAAGTCAACATCTCATGGTAATAAGGATGACAATATAATCCGCACCCGTCCGCGAGTATCCACCCAAACCCGTTTGATTTGGGTGGGAAAAACTCGATTGAGTGCAGATGCAAATTTTTCCGAAAATAAAATTCAGGGGGCGGGGACGGGTGTGGGGTGGTGATATATCCACCCCGCAACCGCAGGTAATATTAatgcaattttaaattttatatacatatatatattgaatatacttaatatttttttaaatattaaaaattataattttatctccataaaaaatatttttttttattttataattgtctaataacaattattttattttattaattataatagatatgatttttaaatttataattatatatatatatgaacggGTGTAGGTGTGGACAGAGAAACCCAAATTCCGTTGCGGGCGGAGATGCTATAAAACGAAGGTGAGAGTGGATTTTTCCGATTAGTCGGATGCGGAGTGGAGGAGGCAAAATCTGCCCCCGACCCCCGCCCCATGTCTAAATGTTAGTCATGTCAAGTTTACAGGTGcatttatatatgttattaggaTTAATTGGAACATTAATTGCCAGAAGAAAAAAAGGCTGAAGTGAAAAAATTACATACTCTTTGAGTTCATGGGCCATCTGCACGGGAAATATATTGTCATCTTCCCCCCAGATTATCAAAACTTCCTGTTTATGAGTAATGTTAATCAGCCACAGTAACGATCCAATTAATGGCACATTTTAATTTTGGTTAATTTGCATGTAATTAAGTATAAGTTCAGTCGTGTATAGATGAAGATGAAACTTAATTACCTGTTGAAGAGGTGGAATGTTTGAAGTATCATTCTTGCCAATGGACAAGCCAGCTAGAAGCTCCAGCTTTTCCTTCCTATTTTCTGAGTATAGTTTCTGCAACGTATCACATACTTATATATatcattgaaataaatttataagaaaatgGAAGATACACTAACGTATACGTCTAATAGAAGCATGATGGTTATTGAGTGGTTATATTTACTATTGTTGTTTGACATAACCATGAGTTTTTATTAGATGTTGTGCATCATCGTTAAACTCaaatttatacatttattttactttatttaccGTACAAGTTCAAACATAGTATCATGtataattaagttattttacTCACAGAATTTTGATTGAAAAAATGATTAtgtattttagaaagaaaataaataaatatatatgtattaaaagaacaatgttattttttacaaaatgacTAAACTTAATACAAAtcattgtgttgtttttactgttatataattataatttgatgtataaattgtgtatttaataatataacgaaaactatttttatttaagtatGTTAAAAGTGTGTTGACTTTATTTGTTAGTAAGATAATAagagattattaaaataaataattatttgtattttcaaaaacatgaaaatgcaaaataattatttttatcatttaaaaaaaatacattagtTTAACTAGaaatttatcttttctttattATAATGATTCATTTCAAATgtctcattaaaaaaaaattaaaataaatacgtATTTTAAGATGAACAAAATgtgtttacaaaataaataaacctAACAAAATGGATGGCTACCATTTTCCTACACAAAATTATACAATATACTAGAACAATAcataattttttctaatttaCTTCCCCCCTTATTGTGTGTTACTTacgaaaatcaaataaaaaaacttaatttttcatgaaaacaaaaggaaaagagAAATTAGCCACAtgaatgaaaattgaaaaaaaaaaagaacttacATTTATGAAATCGTTGAAGAAAAAATCAGGCACGTAATGGATTCGTCTAGACACAGCAAGAGTGATCAATTTCCTCAACTGTTTTGGAGAAGAAGGTAACATAAGATCCTCAATGTTATCGAGTTTAGCCCTTTCCAACAAACCCAAGCCATGATTCTTTGTCATATTAACACCAGAGCTAGCAATAACAACTTTCTCAACCTTCTCTACCCCCAACATATTCGCCAAATGATAAGCCACAAAACCACCATAGCTAGTCCCTGCCACGTGGAACTTCTTCACACCTAACTTCTCCAACAGTTTCCCAACCGAAGCTGCTTGAAATTTCTCGCTTCTCTCCTTCGACCTTGTAATTGggaatcataaataaataaatcaaaaaaatgtaattatataataattttaattaacacAACAAATCTGAAATATAATCAATATAATGAGGGAGTAAGGAAATAGAAAAAGGACCTTGTATTGGATTCTCCGAAGAAAATAAGATCGGGAACATAGAGGTTGAAATGAGGGGAAAGAAATTGGACTTGTTCACGCCATTGCCACATAGCCATGGGACCGAAACCGTGAATTAGAACGAGGGAAGGTTTTTGTGTGGCTTGATTTGTTGGACCCCAAACGTGGAGCGTCGTTTCATTGTCTATGTTGATTGATTGTGAGAACAGTCCTGCTCTCGCGAAACACCGTCGTATGTACCCACTGTATAAGCCGGCGAAACTCAAAAACGACGGAACCATGCTGTTCAATTATTGGATCTCGATCAGGGTTCAATTACGGTGTTTTATTTTCAACATCATCACTCAGGTTATTACTTATTAGGAGAAAATCAAGGTTACACATATTTTGTGTTgggtgaaaataattaaatggaATGAAAATAAAGTTAGTTGGGTTGGTTTTCTTTCCATTATTGTTATCACCCAAAAGTCTCTTTCTGCTTTTGTTCAATTCACCCTCCGTGAAATAACACCGGATCGCGATAACTCTGTTTTGGAACATCAATAtcgtttcttttttattttatgttaatttattttcaaacaaatttaccattttaattattttgccTTTAAACTATAGGTATCCAATAAAATTTCCAACCAAAAGAattaccattttaattattttgtaaaagaatTTTCGAAAAATCTTTGAAAAGAATACTAATGGCTTGTTTGATTCACATctcaaaaactctattttagtattttgagatataaaaatttaaaaatttgtttggattacttgtttttaaaaactattttgtaaaactatttttcatattctactttttaaaactaaaaaagcaaaacaaataaatggtattttactttttcattttttagtttttttactctctaatcaaaaactattttaaatattgaagtTATCAAAcagatttttctaaaattttctttttaaaaataattttctaaaatttatttataaaatagtttttaaaaactaaaaaataaaacacaatgaaACAATgttcaacttt from Cicer arietinum cultivar CDC Frontier isolate Library 1 chromosome 5, Cicar.CDCFrontier_v2.0, whole genome shotgun sequence carries:
- the LOC101498287 gene encoding uncharacterized protein, which produces MVPSFLSFAGLYSGYIRRCFARAGLFSQSINIDNETTLHVWGPTNQATQKPSLVLIHGFGPMAMWQWREQVQFLSPHFNLYVPDLIFFGESNTRSKERSEKFQAASVGKLLEKLGVKKFHVAGTSYGGFVAYHLANMLGVEKVEKVVIASSGVNMTKNHGLGLLERAKLDNIEDLMLPSSPKQLRKLITLAVSRRIHYVPDFFFNDFINKLYSENRKEKLELLAGLSIGKNDTSNIPPLQQEVLIIWGEDDNIFPVQMAHELKEVISKKARLELIKDASHVPQLEKPAEFNTIILNFLKEAS